Proteins found in one Candidatus Obscuribacterales bacterium genomic segment:
- the nadA gene encoding quinolinate synthase NadA, whose product MFTTARPTSTSALPTDLVAAIQDLKQELNAVILAHYYQDPDIQDIADYIGDSLGLSRQAASTDAAVIVFAGVHFMAETAKILNPNKLVLLPDLDAGCSLADSCPPAEFAAFKAAHPGHLVISYINCTAEIKAMSDIICTSSNAVQIVNQIPGDQPIIFAPDQNLGRYVMAETGRDLVLWQGACMVHENFSEKKMVQLHMEHPEAEILAHPECEPSVLRHADYIGSTTALLKYCQRSDRSSFIVVTEPGIIHQMQKQAPHKQFIPAPPMGSCACNECPHMRLNTLEKIYWAMKRRSPEITMAAELQQAALKPIQRMLDMSH is encoded by the coding sequence GTGTTTACGACTGCTCGTCCCACGTCAACGTCTGCTCTACCCACCGACCTAGTCGCCGCTATTCAAGACCTAAAACAAGAGCTGAACGCGGTGATCTTAGCCCACTATTACCAAGATCCCGACATTCAAGACATTGCTGACTACATCGGCGATTCCCTAGGATTATCTCGCCAAGCGGCTAGTACTGATGCAGCGGTGATCGTCTTTGCTGGCGTCCATTTCATGGCGGAAACAGCCAAAATTTTAAATCCCAACAAGCTGGTCTTGTTGCCCGACTTAGATGCCGGCTGTTCCTTGGCAGATAGCTGCCCTCCAGCAGAATTCGCCGCCTTCAAAGCCGCTCATCCAGGTCACTTGGTGATTTCTTACATCAACTGCACCGCCGAGATCAAGGCCATGAGCGACATCATTTGCACCAGTTCCAATGCCGTGCAGATCGTCAACCAAATTCCTGGGGATCAGCCCATTATCTTCGCGCCCGACCAAAATCTGGGGCGCTACGTCATGGCAGAAACCGGCCGAGACTTGGTGCTCTGGCAGGGAGCCTGCATGGTGCATGAGAATTTTTCTGAGAAGAAAATGGTGCAGTTGCACATGGAGCATCCAGAAGCAGAGATCTTGGCCCATCCGGAATGTGAGCCTTCGGTGTTGCGCCATGCCGACTATATAGGCTCAACCACAGCCCTGCTCAAGTATTGCCAACGGAGCGATCGCTCCTCCTTCATCGTGGTCACAGAGCCGGGTATTATTCATCAAATGCAAAAGCAAGCGCCCCACAAGCAGTTTATTCCAGCGCCGCCTATGGGAAGCTGTGCCTGCAATGAATGTCCCCATATGCGCTTGAACACCCTGGAAAAAATCTACTGGGCCATGAAGCGGCGATCGCCCGAGATCACCATGGCTGCTGAACTGCAACAGGCGGCGCTCAAACCCATTCAGCGCATGTTGGACATGAGTCATTAG
- a CDS encoding DUF4347 domain-containing protein has protein sequence MQKTRGSSNADQLKRTVHLSPASTTLPTHLVFVDSRVENYTDLLSELPTHGVAILLNPTQDAIALISQTLDLYSDVRTIHLVAHGSPGSLALGRVPLDQDTLQSQSDRLREWQRSLASDSEILIYGCEVGAGRRGQVFVQTLHELTGATIAASSTPVGHRDRGGNWQLDVTTAPLRSELAFSAQARDRYPAVLSVLFQDSFTLDTVQGPWIYGTGANIPNPNNPVLTARTGTTGALPGVAGGAIDAVGAGALRLTPAAQNQAAFVIYNNPISSSDGLDITFEFFMYGGSGADGINFFLLDGSVTPATAGAFGGSLGYAQRDTPTVDAGLEGGYVGIGFDAWGNYSNADEGRVGGLVPAGLSPNRVSIRGPEQTNYGYITSSDPIAGGLSVNAAANRDAAQRTARILLEDNGDLTVFLDLNNDGDFNDLGEDIIPTFNVVTETGEAIPDTFKFGFGASTGGATNIHEIRNLTISTANDPPTGPQADLVVRKTGPSDVLPGDEFTYNITVTNSGPNNATNVSLQDLLPDGLTFVSASNGGTYNAVTNTINWTPTNLNNGNQVTYSVTVQAPATAGVTLENTAFVTGTQVDPNLNNNRRVLATNVVNELPEEDLANLRLTTIGPSRVRGGDTITYRIRVGNAGPDTAINLVTRSSLPEGLIFDSAPRGTYDAATGIVQWNLNRLASGASRVFEVTAIAPNRDLTVRNAATVRSATEDPNLVNNRDVVSTRIVRLDNPEPPEDDLANLRLSIIGPDRVQGGETITYRVRVRNAGPDTATNLITRSRLPDGLIFDSAPQGFYSAATGIVQWNLNRLASGAVRVFEVNAIAPDRDLIVRNRAAVRSATDDPNLANNRDVAGTRIVQLVPEPPCEDCCEEGVTLIGTNANNELVGTRDNDRLEGRGGNDNLRGLACDDLLIGGAGDDRLFGGIGDDQLYGGNNNDTAYGGLGDDIIYGNFGDDILYGRTGDDTIYGGNGTDIIYGGPGDDRLFGDAGNDVIYGTSGNNFILGGIGEDRLFGGNEDDRIFGGEGDDILRGGSGNDYLQGNAGNDQLFSGDGNNELFGGIGDDILHSGPGANILSGGGGFNTFVFKDIDGRRDSIEDFSVERDLIDLSRIFADRRYTNQSSDVDIFTRYVAVRQLGSDTAVRVDTEGGLGFGFNEGAVQAIVILKGIDATQVTRDNFILAA, from the coding sequence ATGCAAAAAACTAGGGGTTCATCCAACGCCGATCAACTGAAGAGAACGGTGCATCTATCTCCAGCATCTACAACCCTCCCAACCCATCTTGTTTTCGTTGATTCGAGAGTTGAAAACTATACCGATCTACTCTCCGAACTACCCACCCATGGCGTTGCTATTCTTCTCAACCCAACCCAAGACGCGATCGCCCTCATTAGCCAAACTCTAGACCTGTACAGCGATGTCCGCACTATCCATCTCGTCGCCCATGGATCACCAGGATCGTTAGCCCTAGGACGAGTTCCTCTCGATCAGGACACCCTGCAGAGCCAAAGCGATCGCCTTCGGGAATGGCAGCGTTCTTTGGCATCAGACTCTGAAATCCTCATCTATGGCTGTGAGGTTGGGGCTGGCCGTCGGGGACAGGTGTTTGTGCAAACGCTGCATGAGCTGACAGGAGCAACGATTGCGGCTTCCTCCACGCCCGTTGGTCATCGCGATCGCGGCGGCAATTGGCAGCTTGATGTCACCACGGCTCCCCTCCGCAGCGAACTGGCTTTCTCAGCCCAGGCGCGCGATCGCTACCCCGCTGTTCTCTCCGTTCTCTTTCAAGACAGCTTTACCCTAGACACGGTTCAAGGCCCCTGGATCTACGGCACTGGAGCAAACATCCCGAATCCTAACAACCCAGTCCTAACCGCTCGTACAGGCACTACTGGTGCCCTGCCAGGTGTAGCTGGTGGTGCCATTGATGCCGTTGGTGCAGGCGCTCTGCGCCTCACGCCTGCTGCCCAAAACCAAGCCGCCTTTGTCATCTACAACAACCCGATCAGCAGCAGTGATGGCTTAGACATTACCTTTGAGTTTTTCATGTACGGGGGCAGTGGTGCCGATGGCATCAACTTCTTTCTTCTCGATGGCTCTGTCACCCCCGCAACAGCGGGAGCCTTTGGTGGATCTCTCGGCTATGCGCAACGCGATACTCCCACGGTAGATGCTGGCTTAGAAGGCGGGTATGTCGGGATCGGATTTGATGCTTGGGGTAACTATTCCAATGCGGATGAGGGTCGCGTAGGAGGACTAGTTCCTGCAGGACTATCTCCGAATCGCGTCTCTATCCGTGGTCCGGAGCAAACGAACTACGGGTACATTACTTCGAGCGATCCTATTGCAGGTGGGTTAAGTGTCAACGCTGCCGCCAATCGTGATGCAGCGCAGCGCACAGCCCGCATCCTCCTTGAAGACAATGGCGATCTCACCGTATTTCTTGATCTCAATAACGATGGGGATTTTAACGATCTTGGCGAAGACATTATCCCCACCTTCAATGTCGTTACTGAAACCGGAGAAGCCATCCCAGATACCTTTAAGTTTGGGTTTGGTGCCTCAACGGGTGGGGCAACCAATATCCATGAGATTCGTAACCTCACTATTAGTACGGCCAACGATCCTCCCACAGGCCCACAAGCCGATCTGGTGGTTCGTAAAACTGGGCCAAGTGACGTGCTGCCAGGGGATGAATTCACCTACAACATTACAGTGACGAACAGCGGGCCCAACAATGCGACCAATGTGTCCCTGCAGGATTTACTGCCCGATGGTCTAACCTTTGTGAGTGCATCCAATGGAGGCACCTATAATGCGGTCACCAATACCATCAACTGGACTCCCACCAATCTCAATAATGGTAACCAGGTAACCTATTCCGTTACAGTTCAAGCACCAGCAACAGCCGGGGTAACCCTTGAAAATACCGCTTTTGTCACGGGCACTCAAGTGGATCCCAATCTCAACAACAATCGCCGCGTTTTAGCGACTAATGTTGTGAATGAGTTGCCCGAGGAGGATTTAGCCAATCTTAGACTCACCACGATTGGGCCAAGTCGGGTGCGTGGCGGGGATACCATCACCTACCGCATCCGGGTGGGGAATGCTGGCCCTGATACCGCCATCAATTTGGTGACGCGCAGTAGCCTTCCGGAGGGCCTGATCTTTGATAGTGCGCCTCGGGGAACCTACGATGCGGCGACCGGTATTGTGCAATGGAACCTCAACCGTCTAGCCAGCGGCGCAAGTCGAGTCTTTGAGGTAACTGCGATCGCCCCCAATCGCGACCTCACAGTACGGAACGCAGCCACCGTGCGTTCGGCAACTGAGGATCCTAATCTTGTCAATAACCGCGATGTCGTTAGCACCCGCATTGTCCGATTGGATAACCCTGAGCCTCCAGAGGATGACTTAGCCAATCTCAGACTCAGCATCATTGGCCCCGATCGGGTACAAGGCGGTGAAACCATCACCTATCGCGTCCGTGTGCGCAATGCTGGCCCCGATACCGCCACGAATTTGATCACTCGTAGCCGCCTTCCGGATGGCCTGATCTTTGATAGTGCACCCCAGGGATTTTACAGTGCGGCAACCGGTATTGTGCAATGGAACCTCAATCGCCTGGCCAGCGGTGCAGTCCGAGTCTTTGAGGTAAATGCGATCGCCCCCGATCGCGACCTGATAGTGCGGAACCGGGCAGCAGTGCGATCGGCAACAGACGATCCTAATCTTGCCAATAACCGCGATGTAGCTGGCACCCGCATTGTCCAGTTGGTGCCTGAGCCACCTTGTGAAGATTGCTGCGAAGAAGGCGTCACCCTCATTGGCACCAATGCTAATAACGAGCTGGTTGGCACCCGAGACAATGATCGCCTAGAGGGTCGCGGCGGCAATGACAATCTCCGTGGTCTAGCCTGCGATGATCTGCTGATCGGCGGAGCTGGGGACGATCGCCTTTTTGGAGGCATTGGGGATGATCAGCTCTATGGTGGTAATAACAATGACACTGCCTATGGCGGTCTTGGGGATGACATTATCTACGGTAATTTTGGCGACGACATCCTCTATGGCAGAACAGGTGATGACACCATCTATGGGGGGAATGGCACTGACATTATCTACGGTGGTCCTGGCGATGATCGTCTCTTTGGTGACGCTGGTAATGATGTCATCTATGGCACATCGGGCAATAATTTTATCCTCGGTGGCATTGGTGAAGATCGCCTCTTTGGCGGTAATGAGGACGATCGCATCTTCGGCGGAGAGGGAGACGACATCCTGCGTGGTGGCAGCGGTAATGACTACCTCCAAGGCAACGCTGGCAACGATCAACTCTTTAGCGGCGATGGAAACAACGAACTCTTCGGTGGCATAGGAGATGACATTCTCCACAGTGGCCCGGGTGCCAACATCCTCAGCGGTGGCGGTGGCTTTAATACCTTTGTGTTTAAGGACATAGATGGAAGACGGGACTCCATTGAGGACTTTAGTGTAGAGAGAGATTTGATTGACCTCAGTCGAATTTTTGCAGATCGTCGATACACCAATCAGTCCTCCGATGTTGATATCTTCACTCGCTATGTTGCTGTCCGACAACTCGGAAGCGATACTGCCGTTCGAGTCGATACAGAAGGAGGGCTAGGGTTCGGCTTCAACGAGGGGGCCGTTCAGGCCATTGTTATACTCAAAGGCATTGATGCTACTCAAGTAACCCGAGATAACTTTATCCTCGCTGCCTAG
- a CDS encoding pentapeptide repeat-containing protein, whose amino-acid sequence MANENHLTLINKGVSAWNQWRDENPDVAPDLSGINLNKINLKHANLSHVDLSQTSLLGADLGYTNLHHVNLSRADLSGVDFNEANLTEANLTDTNLLGAYLSSADLSKADLSRAKVNRADLTGVNLSSAILTKTSLVGADLSRANLSQASLVGADLSRTEMSRVNLSQSDLTGAALRDTRLIGANLSHSILVNAVLIGARLNRADLSATDFTGANLSTATLLGAKLTQANLSQADLTAANLSGANLSEAILTQAILDEANLSGANLTDAVVTDMSAEGADFSQATLPDGSLSESPS is encoded by the coding sequence ATGGCGAATGAAAACCATCTCACTCTGATCAACAAAGGCGTTAGTGCTTGGAACCAGTGGCGTGACGAAAATCCTGACGTTGCTCCTGACCTGAGTGGGATTAATCTCAACAAAATCAACTTAAAGCACGCCAACCTGAGCCATGTTGATCTAAGTCAAACCAGCTTGTTAGGTGCCGATCTGGGCTATACCAATTTGCACCATGTCAATCTGTCTCGGGCTGACCTCAGCGGTGTTGATTTCAATGAGGCGAATCTCACGGAAGCCAATCTCACGGACACTAATTTGCTCGGGGCCTATTTAAGCAGCGCCGATCTGAGTAAAGCTGACCTCAGTCGGGCCAAGGTCAACCGGGCCGATTTAACCGGTGTCAACCTTTCTAGCGCCATCTTGACGAAGACCAGCTTGGTTGGAGCTGACCTCAGCCGGGCTAATCTTAGCCAGGCTAGCTTGGTGGGTGCCGATTTGAGTCGGACAGAAATGAGCCGGGTGAATTTGAGCCAAAGCGATTTGACAGGGGCAGCTCTGCGAGATACGCGATTGATTGGGGCTAATCTAAGTCACAGTATTTTGGTGAACGCGGTTCTGATTGGGGCACGGCTCAACCGCGCGGATCTCAGTGCAACGGATTTCACCGGTGCCAATCTGAGTACAGCCACGCTTTTGGGTGCCAAGCTCACCCAGGCTAATCTCAGCCAAGCTGACCTAACGGCTGCCAACCTCAGCGGTGCCAACTTGAGTGAAGCCATCTTGACCCAAGCGATTTTAGATGAGGCTAACTTGAGCGGTGCCAACCTCACGGATGCTGTTGTGACCGACATGTCTGCTGAGGGGGCTGATTTTAGTCAGGCTACGCTACCCGATGGTTCTCTGTCTGAGTCACCTTCCTAG
- a CDS encoding glycosyltransferase family 2 protein: MSTADMQSSGQHSPAPALVLEKTYQEPSALTPLVSVVVPIHNEVESLPHLVEAIASVLQEQQVSYEIICVDDGSRDGSVEWLQQQAPQRPDLKAVILRRNYGQTAAMAAGFNHASGRVIVTMDGDLQNDPRDILTLVAKLDEGYDLVSGWRKDRQDAKLTRLLPSRIANGLISWVTGVELHDYGCSLKAYSAELIADMNLYGELHRFLPALAAIEGGRIAEIPVRHHARQYGQSKYGLDRTFRVVMDLMTVSFMKTFLTRPMHVFGFWGGMSLTLGTVLGLYLTVLKLLGQSIGDRPLLILAVVLILAGIQLFCFGLLAELLIRTYHESQGRPIYRVREVVE, from the coding sequence GTGTCTACAGCAGATATGCAGTCATCAGGGCAACACTCTCCGGCTCCAGCCTTGGTGCTGGAAAAAACCTATCAAGAACCCTCAGCCCTGACGCCGCTGGTGTCTGTGGTGGTTCCCATTCACAACGAAGTGGAAAGCCTTCCCCATTTGGTAGAGGCGATCGCCTCGGTGCTGCAAGAGCAGCAGGTGTCCTACGAAATCATTTGTGTGGATGATGGATCGCGGGATGGGTCGGTCGAATGGTTGCAGCAGCAGGCCCCCCAGCGCCCAGACCTCAAAGCCGTGATTTTGCGGCGCAACTATGGGCAAACGGCGGCCATGGCAGCGGGTTTTAACCATGCCTCCGGCCGGGTGATTGTCACCATGGATGGGGATTTGCAAAACGACCCCCGCGATATTTTGACGCTGGTTGCCAAGCTCGATGAGGGCTATGACCTGGTGAGCGGCTGGCGGAAAGATCGCCAAGATGCCAAACTGACGCGGCTGTTGCCTTCGCGGATTGCCAATGGGCTAATCAGTTGGGTGACTGGGGTAGAGCTTCATGACTATGGCTGCTCTCTCAAGGCCTACAGCGCTGAATTAATCGCCGATATGAATCTCTACGGTGAACTACACCGATTTTTGCCGGCCTTGGCGGCCATTGAAGGGGGGCGGATTGCTGAAATTCCGGTGCGGCACCATGCCCGCCAGTATGGACAAAGTAAGTATGGTCTTGATCGCACCTTCCGCGTGGTGATGGATTTAATGACCGTCTCGTTTATGAAGACCTTCTTGACGCGACCCATGCATGTCTTTGGCTTCTGGGGCGGCATGTCGTTGACCTTGGGCACCGTTCTAGGGCTCTATCTAACGGTCTTGAAGCTCTTGGGGCAATCCATTGGCGATCGCCCTCTGTTAATTCTGGCGGTGGTGCTGATTCTGGCTGGTATTCAGCTCTTTTGTTTTGGATTACTAGCCGAATTGCTGATCCGCACCTATCACGAATCTCAAGGACGACCCATCTACCGCGTGCGGGAAGTTGTCGAGTAG
- a CDS encoding site-specific integrase, with the protein MKVQGNGQARVLTGEEIQRLFADGLSCDRDRALFGLCLYTGCRISEALTLQVDDLQGDILTLRRRNTKGKLQTRSLHIHPVLANLLAAYAPASGYLFPGMPGRSPHLTRFSADKILRAACRRVGLQGISTHSFRRTALTTMSNAGIPLRHIQDISGHRSLATLQRYLEVRPEDRQRAIASLRF; encoded by the coding sequence GTGAAGGTGCAGGGAAACGGGCAGGCTAGGGTGTTGACGGGTGAGGAGATTCAGCGCTTGTTTGCCGATGGATTGAGCTGCGATCGCGATCGCGCCCTGTTTGGCCTTTGTCTATATACGGGCTGCCGAATTTCTGAAGCCCTCACCCTGCAGGTGGATGATCTACAGGGCGACATCCTCACCCTGCGGCGGCGAAATACCAAGGGCAAGCTCCAAACGCGATCGCTCCATATTCATCCCGTCCTAGCAAATCTGCTGGCGGCCTACGCTCCGGCCAGCGGCTACCTGTTTCCGGGAATGCCAGGGCGATCGCCCCATCTCACCCGATTCAGCGCCGACAAAATTCTGCGGGCAGCCTGCCGGCGAGTGGGGCTCCAGGGCATCAGTACCCATAGCTTTCGCCGCACAGCCCTAACGACCATGAGCAACGCCGGCATCCCCCTGCGCCATATCCAAGACATTTCTGGACATCGCTCTCTCGCCACCCTCCAACGT
- the pckA gene encoding phosphoenolpyruvate carboxykinase (ATP) — protein sequence MNYRSHDLGATSTQEISPFHEQTLTASSLYETLHQPHPSALPGRQPWSAYQPTPPHRYGLAELGMKNLGNVYRNLPVPQLIEHALIRGEGVLASNGALCVKTGKHTGRSPQDKFVVDDPDHHTEIHWDESNVPISELKFQHLYQRILSYVQGRDLYIFDGFVGADLAYRMGVRVITELASESLFSHQLFLRPSPSELASHHADFTVIAVPGLKGDPDNDGIHSEAFIVIDFSKRLVIIGGSRYAGEIKKSVFSLMNYFMAKRGVLPMHCAANRDAQGHTALFFGLSGTGKTTLASDPDRFLIGDDEHGWSEEGIFNFEGGCYAKTSCLSKEHEPQIWQAIRSGALLENVILRASDRSPNYDDHALTENTRVAYPMDYISNSEPSGLGNHPNAVIFLTADAFGVLPPIAKLTSAQAMYHFLSGYTSKLAGTERGIIEPQATFSACFGKPFLPLAAALYAEMLGDRLRKHHFTATVFLVNTGWFGGPYGVGQRIAIRHTRAMVSAALNGALNRVTYHAHPIFKIFVPDRVPGVPLALLDPRKTWADAQAYDQQACFLARQFIDNFAAVHGTNPELLDAGPTLEAWS from the coding sequence ATGAATTATAGAAGCCATGACCTAGGTGCTACATCAACTCAAGAGATTTCTCCATTTCATGAGCAGACGTTAACAGCTTCTAGTCTGTATGAAACGCTGCATCAACCTCACCCTAGTGCTTTGCCTGGACGTCAACCCTGGAGTGCTTATCAACCCACCCCTCCCCATCGTTATGGCTTGGCTGAGCTGGGTATGAAAAATCTGGGTAACGTCTATCGAAATTTGCCGGTTCCTCAGTTAATTGAACATGCTCTGATTCGAGGAGAAGGTGTTTTAGCGAGTAATGGAGCCCTCTGTGTTAAAACCGGCAAGCATACAGGGCGATCGCCTCAAGATAAGTTCGTTGTCGATGATCCCGATCATCATACAGAGATTCATTGGGATGAGTCTAATGTTCCTATTTCTGAACTCAAGTTTCAACATCTTTATCAGCGAATTCTCTCCTATGTTCAAGGGCGAGATCTCTATATCTTTGATGGTTTTGTAGGGGCAGATTTAGCCTACCGCATGGGTGTAAGAGTCATTACTGAACTAGCATCAGAAAGCCTCTTTTCACATCAGCTTTTTCTCCGTCCTTCACCATCAGAATTAGCGAGTCATCATGCAGATTTTACCGTAATTGCTGTTCCAGGATTGAAGGGCGATCCAGACAATGACGGCATTCATAGTGAAGCCTTTATTGTGATTGACTTCTCAAAACGGCTGGTGATCATCGGCGGATCTCGCTATGCCGGAGAGATCAAAAAATCGGTCTTTTCCCTCATGAACTACTTCATGGCTAAACGGGGAGTCTTGCCCATGCACTGCGCGGCCAATCGAGATGCGCAAGGTCATACAGCCCTCTTTTTTGGACTCTCGGGAACGGGAAAAACTACCCTTGCCTCTGATCCAGACCGGTTTTTGATTGGTGATGACGAACATGGATGGTCGGAAGAAGGCATCTTTAACTTTGAAGGAGGGTGTTATGCCAAAACAAGCTGCCTGTCAAAAGAGCATGAACCTCAAATCTGGCAAGCGATTCGCTCAGGAGCCTTGCTGGAAAATGTGATTCTGCGGGCAAGCGATCGCTCTCCTAATTACGATGACCATGCCCTCACCGAAAATACTCGGGTTGCTTACCCCATGGACTATATTTCCAATAGCGAACCATCGGGTTTGGGAAACCATCCCAATGCAGTGATCTTTTTAACGGCAGATGCCTTTGGCGTGCTGCCCCCGATCGCCAAACTCACCAGCGCCCAGGCAATGTATCATTTTTTATCGGGATACACGAGTAAACTAGCGGGCACAGAACGGGGCATTATCGAACCTCAAGCCACTTTTTCCGCCTGCTTTGGCAAACCCTTCTTACCCCTTGCAGCAGCGCTTTATGCGGAGATGTTGGGCGATCGCCTGCGCAAACATCACTTTACTGCCACCGTATTTTTGGTGAATACAGGTTGGTTTGGCGGCCCCTATGGCGTCGGGCAACGCATCGCCATTCGCCATACCCGTGCCATGGTCAGTGCGGCTCTCAATGGTGCCTTGAACCGAGTCACCTACCATGCCCATCCCATTTTCAAAATCTTTGTGCCGGATAGGGTGCCCGGCGTACCCCTTGCCCTCCTCGACCCCCGGAAGACTTGGGCAGATGCCCAGGCCTACGATCAGCAAGCCTGCTTTTTAGCCCGCCAGTTTATCGACAACTTTGCAGCGGTTCATGGCACAAATCCAGAGCTGCTTGATGCAGGCCCCACCCTGGAAGCATGGTCTTGA
- a CDS encoding NAD-dependent epimerase — MGNVLVTGAAGFIGFHLSHYLTDQGLTVVGLDNVNDYYDPQLKRDRLVQLRDRPLFTFKQVDLGDRDALTQVFETYRPEKVINLAAQAGVRYSIQNPHAYVDANLVGFVNLLECCRHFDVQHLVYASSSSVYGANRKIPFSVDDNVDHPISLYAATKKANELIAHTYSHLYSLPTTGLRFFTVYGSWGRPDMAYFLFTKAILEGTPIKVFNHGKMRRDFTYIDDVVLGIARVMDHLPQPAAPNDRPDAHQGTPAPYVIHNIGNHKPVELMRFIEVLEGAIGRAAVKEFLPMQPGDVPETYADVRSLVEAVGFQASTPIEEGLPRFVEWYRDYYNV, encoded by the coding sequence TTGGGTAATGTTTTGGTGACGGGGGCGGCTGGGTTTATTGGCTTCCATCTCAGCCACTATTTGACCGATCAGGGTTTGACGGTCGTGGGCTTAGACAACGTGAATGACTACTATGATCCGCAGCTCAAGCGCGATCGCCTGGTCCAGTTGCGCGATCGCCCGTTGTTTACCTTTAAGCAGGTGGATCTAGGCGATCGCGATGCCCTGACCCAAGTGTTTGAGACCTACCGCCCTGAGAAAGTGATCAACCTCGCAGCCCAAGCAGGCGTTCGCTACTCCATCCAAAATCCCCATGCCTATGTCGATGCCAACTTGGTGGGGTTTGTGAATCTTCTAGAATGCTGCCGACATTTTGATGTGCAGCATTTGGTCTATGCTTCGTCGAGCTCCGTCTATGGTGCCAACCGGAAAATTCCCTTTTCGGTTGACGATAATGTAGACCATCCCATCAGTCTCTATGCGGCGACCAAAAAGGCCAATGAGCTGATCGCCCATACCTATAGTCATCTCTACAGCTTGCCCACCACCGGCCTACGGTTTTTTACGGTCTATGGCAGTTGGGGACGACCCGACATGGCCTACTTCCTGTTTACCAAAGCCATCCTAGAGGGCACGCCGATTAAGGTGTTTAACCACGGCAAAATGCGCCGCGACTTCACCTACATTGATGATGTGGTGCTGGGCATCGCCCGCGTCATGGATCATCTGCCGCAACCTGCTGCCCCCAACGATCGTCCAGATGCTCATCAGGGTACGCCAGCTCCCTACGTGATTCACAATATTGGCAACCACAAGCCCGTTGAGTTGATGCGGTTTATTGAGGTGCTGGAGGGGGCAATCGGCCGGGCTGCCGTGAAGGAATTTTTGCCCATGCAGCCGGGGGACGTGCCGGAAACCTATGCGGATGTGCGATCGCTGGTTGAGGCGGTGGGGTTTCAAGCCAGCACGCCCATTGAAGAGGGCCTGCCTCGGTTTGTGGAGTGGTATCGCGACTATTACAATGTGTAA